In Prunus dulcis chromosome 2, ALMONDv2, whole genome shotgun sequence, a single genomic region encodes these proteins:
- the LOC117618224 gene encoding receptor-like protein 7 gives MRKALLCCNSNEVFFLDASASLYAGAYPKLLSWKPAEGANSSCCSWDGVKCDVQTGHVIGLQLSSSFLYGSINSNSSLFRLVHLRRLNLADNHFNYSQIPSSIRNFPRLTYLNLSASVFSGQVPYEVSHLSKLSSLDLSLNLDRFSGQGLLELHPSNMRSLVQNLTSLEKLHLSFVNIFSTAPNSVANLSSLTSLLLRDSGMFGEFPVRIFSLPNLKTLSVRYNPDLTGYLPEFNQTSPLMSLLLASTSFSGHLPSSIEKLGSLNELDVSRCKFNGPIPASLANLTHLRYLSLSHNNFSGGSLSWVGKQTKLTLLELGNMSLTGSIPSSLGNLTELSFLSLLYNQLVGPIPSWLGNLSRLTEIELTFNKLNGSVPESLSNLVDLNLLYLQGNSLSGRLEFHMFLKLQNLTRLQLSNNKLELLTESRIISNQTVPKFRILGLAACNMQSFHIS, from the coding sequence ATGAGGAAAGCTCTGCTTTGCTGCAATTCAAACGAAGTTTTTTTTCTGGACGCATCTGCTTCGCTGTACGCTGGCGCTTATCCAAAGCTTTTATCATGGAAACCAGCTGAAGGAGCAAATAGCAGCTGCTGCTCATGGGACGGCGTCAAATGTGATGTGCAGACGGGTCATGTGATTGGCCTTCAGCTTAGTAGCAGTTTTCTCTACGGCTCCATCAACTCTAACAGCAGCCTCTTCCGTCTTGTTCACCTTCGGAGACTAAACCTTGCTGATAATCACTTCAACTACTCTCAAATTCCTAGTAGCATTAGGAATTTTCCAAGGCTCACTTATCTCAACCTCTCCGCCTCTGTCTTTTCTGGTCAAGTCCCATATGAAGTTTCACACTTGTCCAAGTTGTCATCCCTTGATCTGTCTCTCAATCTTGATAGATTTTCCGGTCAAGGATTGTTGGAACTCCATCCATCCAATATGAGAAGTCTAGTTCAAAACTTAACTAGCCTGGAAAAGCTTCATCTCAGTTTCGTAAACATTTTTTCGACAGCTCCCAATTCCGTGGCAAATTTATCATCCTTGACATCTCTCCTCCTAAGAGATAGTGGGATGTTTGGCGAATTCCCAGTAAGAATTTTCAGTTTACCAAACTTAAAAACTCTGAGTGTGAGATACAACCCTGATCTTACTGGTTATTTGCCTGAATTTAATCAAACTAGTCCTCTCATGTCACTTTTACTTGCCAGCACTAGTTTTTCTGGACACCTGCCTTCTTCGATAGAAAAGCTTGGTTCATTAAACGAGCTAGATGTGAGTAGATGCAAATTCAATGGTCCAATCCCTGCTTCATTGGCAAACCTTACCCATCTTAGATATCTGTCACTTTCTCATAATAACTTTAGTGGCGGTTCCTTGTCTTGGGTTGGTAAACAAACCAAACTCACTCTCCTGGAGCTTGGAAATATGAGTTTAACTGGTTCCATTCCGTCTTCCCTTGGAAACCTCACCGAACTCAGTTTTCTTAGTCTTCTTTATAATCAATTAGTTGGTCCAATCCCATCATGGCTAGGCAACCTCAGCAGACTAACTGAGATAGAGCTTACTTTCAATAAATTGAACGGTTCGGTTCCTGAGTCACTATCCAATCTGGTTGATCTCAATCTCCTTTATCTACAAGGAAACAGTCTAAGTGGTAGACTGGAGTTCCACATGTTTCTTAAGTTACAAAATCTCACCCGCCTCCAGCTATCTAACAACAAATTGGAGCTGCTCACTGAATCCAGAATCATTAGTAATCAAACTGTTCCGAAGTTTAGGATTCTAGGATTGGCAGCCTGCAACATGCAGAGTTTCCACATTTCTTAA
- the LOC117618225 gene encoding ABC transporter A family member 10-like, with the protein MADRSCRPASFWTQSNALLRKNFTFQMPAPRYRAVRSDFVPFTDLPNESCRKTESCPVTILVTGNNQSFGETVAGNLFLNSISLDSTSIMDNFSNNVMGTESKIGESKFSDPAFMFDHIYDQASAYVSKE; encoded by the exons ATGGCGGATCGTTCATGCCGCCCAGCAAGCTTCTGGACTCAGTCCAATGCTTTACTCAGAAAAAACTTTACCTTTCAG ATGCCAGCTCCTCGTTATCGCGCGGTGAGAAGTGATTTTGTTCCATTTACAGACTTGCCAAATGAGTCATGCAGGAAGACAGAGTCATGCCCTGTAACAATACTTGTGACTGGGAACAATCAGTCCTTTGGAGAAA CTGTGGCTGGGAATTTGTTCTTGAATTCTATCTCACTGGATTCCACGAGCATCATGGACAACTTCTCCAATAATGTCATG GGAACAGAATCCAAAATTGGAGAATCAAAATTTTCCGATCCTGCTTTCATGTTCGATCACATCTATGACCAGGCCAGCGCCTATGTGTCAAAAGAGTAA
- the LOC117619073 gene encoding putative DEAD-box ATP-dependent RNA helicase 29 has product MVYVSSKADLKRREIQKKKAKSGGFESLNLSPNVFRGVKRKGYRVPTPIQRKTMPLILAGNDVVAMARTGSGKTAAFLIPMLERLKEHVPQGGVRALILSPTRDLALQTHKFTKELGHFLDVRISLLVGGDSMETQFEELAQNPDIIIATPGRLMHHLAEVDDMSLRTVEYVVFDEADCLFGMGFAEQLHKILGQLSENRQTLLFSATLPSALAEFAKAGLQDPRLVRLDLDTKISPDLKLMFFTVRQEEKHAAILYLIREHIKSGEQTLIFVSTKHHVEFLNILFREEGIEPSVCYGDMDHDARKIHLSRFRARKTMLLIVTDVAARGIDIPLLDNVINWDFPPKPKLFVHRVGRAARAGRTGTAFSLVTSEDMPNLLDLHLFLSKPIRAAPTEEEVLQDLDGMMSKIDQAVANGETVYGRFPQTVIDLVSDRVREIIDSSSELILMLKTCANAFRLYSKTKPSPSKESVRRAKDLPREGLHPIFKNVLDGGELKALAFSERLKTFRPKQTILETEGEAAKSKNLKGSSRQWVDVMREKRAIHEEVINLFHQQRSDNHAEKGVEYEITPSMAKEKKVSGSKRKARSFKDEEYFISSVPTNHHTEAGLSVRGKGDFDSNRLEAAVLDLVADDNVGMKKQKSVFHWDKRGKKYIKLNNGDRVTASGKIKTESGAKAKLEKTGIYKRWKERSHNKVSLKGINEGNAEEAAGNRRWQGNKGKKSWGSRKQNSVPNAHVRSEIKDLEQVRKDRQKKADRISYMKSKSSKGNKFGKSGKGGKGGKGGQRGKGKR; this is encoded by the exons ATGGTATACGTGAGCTCGAAAGCGGACCTGAAGCGAAGGGAGatacagaagaagaaagccAAGTCTGGAGGGTTCGAGTCTCTGAATCTAAGCCCCAATGTCTTCAGAGGAGTCAAGCGCAAGGGCTATAGAGTCCCCACTCCCATTCAGCGCAAGACCATGCCCCTTATTCTTGCTGGAAACGACGTCGTTGCCATGGCCAGAACTGGTTCCGGCAAGACGGCCGCGTTTTTGATCCCCATGCTCGAGCGGTTGAAGGAGCACGTGCCTCAGGGTGGTGTTAGGGCGCTCATTCTCTCCCCCACCAGAGACTTGGCCTTACAGACTCACAAGTTTACCAAAGAGCTTGGCCATTTCCTGG ATGTTCGAATTAGTTTACTAGTTGGTGGTGATAGCATGGAAACTCAGTTTGAAGAATTAGCCCAAAACCCTGATATTATAATTGCAACACCCGGTAGGCTGATGCACCACTTAGCTGAAGTCGATGACATGTCACTTAGGACTGTGGAGTATGTTGTTTTTGATGAAGCGGATTGCCTCTTTGGCATGGGTTTTGCGGAGCAGCTGCATAAAATCCTTGGGCAGCTGAGTGAGAACCGTCAGACCCTGCTTTTTAGTGCAACATTACCTAGTGCTCTTGCAGAGTTTGCCAAGGCTGGTCTGCAAGATCCTCGGCTTGTGCGGCTTGATTTGGATACTAAGATTAGCCCTGACTTGAAGCTTATGTTTTTCACCGTGCGACAGGAAGAAAAGCACGCAGCAATACTTTATTTGATAAGGGAGCACATTAAATCTGGTGAGCAgacattaatttttgtttctacaAAACATCATGTGGAGTTCCTGAATATCTTGTTTAGAGAAGAGGGCATCGAGCCTTCTGTATGTTATGGTGACATGGATCATGATGCTCGCAAAATTCATTTATCAAGGTTTAGGGCGAGAAAGACTATGCTGTTAATTGTCACTGATGTTGCAGCTAGGGGAATTGACATTCCGTTGCTTGACAATGTCATCAATTGGGACTTTCCCCCAAAGCCTAAACTTTTTGTCCATCGAGTAGGCCGAGCTGCAAGGGCTGGTCGGACTGGTACTGCATTCTCTCTTGTGACATCTGAAGATATGCCCAACCTTTTAGATCTTCATCTGTTTCTTTCAAAACCAATTAGGGCTGCACCTACCGAAGAGGAGGTTTTACAGGATTTGGATGGAATGATGTCCAAGATTGATCAAGCAGTTGCAAATGGAGAAACTGTTTACGGGCGTTTCCCCCAAACCGTTATTGATCTTGTTTCGGATAGGGTTAGAGAGATAATTGATTCTTCTTCAGAGCTCATTTTAATGCTGAAAACATGTGCCAATGCGTTCCGCTTGTATTCAAAGACAAAACCCTCACCTTCAAAGGAGTCTGTTAGAAGAGCAAAAGATTTACCACGTGAAGGGTTGCatccaatttttaaaaatgtacTGGATGGTGGAGAGTTGAAGGCATTGGCATTTTCTGAGCGGTTGAAGACATTCAG ACCCAAGCAGACCATTCTAGAAACTGAAGGTGAAGCTGCTAAATCAAAGAATCTGAAG GGTTCTTCTCGTCAATGGGTTGATGTAATGAGGGAAAAAAGAGCTATTCATGAAGAGGTCATTAATTTATTTCATCAGCAACGTTCTGATAATCATGCGGAAAAG GGAGTTGAATATGAGATTACTCCTTCAATGGCAAAGGAGAAGAAAG TATCAGGCTCTAAAAGAAAGGCAAGGAGCTTTAAGGATGAGGAGTACTTTATAAGTTCGGTACCAACAAATCAT CATACAGAAGCAGGACTCTCAGTAAGAGGAAAGGGTGATTTTGACTCAAATAG GTTGGAAGCTGCTGTTCTAGATCTGGTTGCAGATGATAATGTGGGCATGAAGAAACAGAAATCTGTATTTCATTGGGATAAG AGGGGGAAAAAGTACATAAAGTTAAATAATGGCGACCGTGTGACAGCTAGTGGCAAG ATAAAGACAGAGAGTGGTGCAAAAGCAAAACTTGAGAAAACTGGGATATACAAGAGGTGGAAAGAACGTTCTCACAATAAagtctctctcaaaggaattAATGAAGGGAATGCTGAGGAAGCTGCAG GTAACCGTAGGTGGCAGGGGAACAAGGGGAAGAAGTCTTGGGGAAGCAGGAAGCAGAACTCTGTGCCTAATGCTCACGTGCGTTCTGAAATCAAGGACTTAGAACAGGTTAGGAAGGATCGACAGAAAAAGGCCGACAGAATCTCGTATATGAAGAGCAAGTCTTCTAAGGGTAACAAATTTGGTAAAAGTGGAAAAGGTGGAAAAGGTGGAAAAGGTGGACAAAGAGGAAAGGGAAAGAGGTAA
- the LOC117617061 gene encoding leucine carboxyl methyltransferase 1 homolog isoform X1, with product MAKPVSDSHSNREAVQATNDDASASKLSCVKKGYMKDDYVHLFVRRPVRRSPIINRGYFARWAALRKLLNQFLDTEKIGGEKGHLKKQVLSLGAGFDTTYFQLQDEGKAPHLYVELDFKEVTSKKTTLIETCSHLRDKISATASISREKGEVLSDHYKLLPIDLRNIQELDDVIALAGMDRSLPTFIIAECVLIYLDPDSSRAIVGWTSKAFSTAIFFLYEQIHPDDAFGQQMIRNLESRGCALLGIHDTPTLQAKENLFLDQGWQRAVAWDMLKVYSNFVEAQERRRIERLELFDEFEEWYMMQEHYCVAYAINDAMGLFEDFGFPNNQQKQQQRMQNVPNPSSSSSSSY from the exons ATGGCGAAGCCAGTGTCTGATTCACACAGCAACAGAGAAGCAGTTCAAGCAACAAACGACGACGCCTCGGCCAGCAAACT GTCCTGCGTGAAGAAAGGGTACATGAAAGACGATTATGTCCATTTGTTTGTAAGAAGACCTGTGAGAAGATCTCCGATTATTAACCGTG GTTACTTTGCTCGTTGGGCTGCTCTTCGCAAGCTCCTGAATCAGTTTCTTGATACTGAAAAAATTGGGGGTGAAAAGGGTCATTTGAAGAAGCAGGTTTTATCACTTGGAGCTGGCTTTGATACAACATATTTTCAGCTGCAGGATGAGGGGAAAGCACCCCATTTATATGTGGAGCTGGATTTTAAGGAG GTAACTAGTAAGAAGACCACACTTATTGAAACCTGCAGTCATTTGAGGGACAAAATTAGTGCAACAGCTTCAATCTCTCGAG AGAAAGGAGAAGTGCTTAGTGACCACTATAAGCTACTCCCCATAGATTTGCGCAACATACAAGAATTAGATGATGTTATAGCTTTGGCTGGTATGGATCGCAG CCTTCCAACTTTTATAATTGCAGAATGCGTTTTGATATACTTGGATCCAGATTCAAGTCGTGCCATAGTTGGCTGGACATCAAAAGCATTTTCAACGgcaatatttttcttatatgAGCAG ATTCATCCAGATGATGCTTTTGGGCAGCAGATGATTAGAAACTTGGAG AGTCGAGGCTGTGCACTCTTGGGCATACATGATACACCGACATTACAGGCAAAGGAAAATCTTTTTCTTGACCAAGGATGGCAG AGGGCTGTTGCCTGGGACATGCTAAAAGTATATAGTAATTTTGTTGAAGCTCAAGAAAGACGCAG GATTGAACGGTTGGAATTGTTTGATGAATTTGAAGAATGGTATATGATGCAG GAGCACTACTGTGTGGCTTATGCAATCAATGATGCCATG GGTCTGTTTGAGGATTTTGGTTTTCCTAACAACCagcagaagcagcagcagcgcATGCAGAACGTGCCCAACccctcatcctcatcatcctcatcatatTAG
- the LOC117617061 gene encoding leucine carboxyl methyltransferase 1 homolog isoform X2, translated as MAKPVSDSHSNREAVQATNDDASASKLSCVKKGYMKDDYVHLFVRRPVRRSPIINRGYFARWAALRKLLNQFLDTEKIGGEKGHLKKQVLSLGAGFDTTYFQLQDEGKAPHLYVELDFKEVTSKKTTLIETCSHLRDKISATASISREKGEVLSDHYKLLPIDLRNIQELDDVIALAGMDRSLPTFIIAECVLIYLDPDSSRAIVGWTSKAFSTAIFFLYEQIHPDDAFGQQMIRNLESRGCALLGIHDTPTLQAKENLFLDQGWQRAVAWDMLKVYSNFVEAQERRRSTTVWLMQSMMPWVCLRILVFLTTSRSSSSACRTCPTPHPHHPHHIRPIHYAVAKFG; from the exons ATGGCGAAGCCAGTGTCTGATTCACACAGCAACAGAGAAGCAGTTCAAGCAACAAACGACGACGCCTCGGCCAGCAAACT GTCCTGCGTGAAGAAAGGGTACATGAAAGACGATTATGTCCATTTGTTTGTAAGAAGACCTGTGAGAAGATCTCCGATTATTAACCGTG GTTACTTTGCTCGTTGGGCTGCTCTTCGCAAGCTCCTGAATCAGTTTCTTGATACTGAAAAAATTGGGGGTGAAAAGGGTCATTTGAAGAAGCAGGTTTTATCACTTGGAGCTGGCTTTGATACAACATATTTTCAGCTGCAGGATGAGGGGAAAGCACCCCATTTATATGTGGAGCTGGATTTTAAGGAG GTAACTAGTAAGAAGACCACACTTATTGAAACCTGCAGTCATTTGAGGGACAAAATTAGTGCAACAGCTTCAATCTCTCGAG AGAAAGGAGAAGTGCTTAGTGACCACTATAAGCTACTCCCCATAGATTTGCGCAACATACAAGAATTAGATGATGTTATAGCTTTGGCTGGTATGGATCGCAG CCTTCCAACTTTTATAATTGCAGAATGCGTTTTGATATACTTGGATCCAGATTCAAGTCGTGCCATAGTTGGCTGGACATCAAAAGCATTTTCAACGgcaatatttttcttatatgAGCAG ATTCATCCAGATGATGCTTTTGGGCAGCAGATGATTAGAAACTTGGAG AGTCGAGGCTGTGCACTCTTGGGCATACATGATACACCGACATTACAGGCAAAGGAAAATCTTTTTCTTGACCAAGGATGGCAG AGGGCTGTTGCCTGGGACATGCTAAAAGTATATAGTAATTTTGTTGAAGCTCAAGAAAGACGCAG GAGCACTACTGTGTGGCTTATGCAATCAATGATGCCATG GGTCTGTTTGAGGATTTTGGTTTTCCTAACAACCagcagaagcagcagcagcgcATGCAGAACGTGCCCAACccctcatcctcatcatcctcatcatatTAGACCAATCCACTATGCTGTTGCCAAGTTTGGTTAA
- the LOC117617061 gene encoding leucine carboxyl methyltransferase 1 homolog isoform X3: MAKPVSDSHSNREAVQATNDDASASKLSCVKKGYMKDDYVHLFVRRPVRRSPIINRGYFARWAALRKLLNQFLDTEKIGGEKGHLKKQVLSLGAGFDTTYFQLQDEGKAPHLYVELDFKEVTSKKTTLIETCSHLRDKISATASISREKGEVLSDHYKLLPIDLRNIQELDDVIALAECVLIYLDPDSSRAIVGWTSKAFSTAIFFLYEQIHPDDAFGQQMIRNLESRGCALLGIHDTPTLQAKENLFLDQGWQRAVAWDMLKVYSNFVEAQERRRIERLELFDEFEEWYMMQEHYCVAYAINDAMGLFEDFGFPNNQQKQQQRMQNVPNPSSSSSSSY, from the exons ATGGCGAAGCCAGTGTCTGATTCACACAGCAACAGAGAAGCAGTTCAAGCAACAAACGACGACGCCTCGGCCAGCAAACT GTCCTGCGTGAAGAAAGGGTACATGAAAGACGATTATGTCCATTTGTTTGTAAGAAGACCTGTGAGAAGATCTCCGATTATTAACCGTG GTTACTTTGCTCGTTGGGCTGCTCTTCGCAAGCTCCTGAATCAGTTTCTTGATACTGAAAAAATTGGGGGTGAAAAGGGTCATTTGAAGAAGCAGGTTTTATCACTTGGAGCTGGCTTTGATACAACATATTTTCAGCTGCAGGATGAGGGGAAAGCACCCCATTTATATGTGGAGCTGGATTTTAAGGAG GTAACTAGTAAGAAGACCACACTTATTGAAACCTGCAGTCATTTGAGGGACAAAATTAGTGCAACAGCTTCAATCTCTCGAG AGAAAGGAGAAGTGCTTAGTGACCACTATAAGCTACTCCCCATAGATTTGCGCAACATACAAGAATTAGATGATGTTATAGCTTTGGCTG AATGCGTTTTGATATACTTGGATCCAGATTCAAGTCGTGCCATAGTTGGCTGGACATCAAAAGCATTTTCAACGgcaatatttttcttatatgAGCAG ATTCATCCAGATGATGCTTTTGGGCAGCAGATGATTAGAAACTTGGAG AGTCGAGGCTGTGCACTCTTGGGCATACATGATACACCGACATTACAGGCAAAGGAAAATCTTTTTCTTGACCAAGGATGGCAG AGGGCTGTTGCCTGGGACATGCTAAAAGTATATAGTAATTTTGTTGAAGCTCAAGAAAGACGCAG GATTGAACGGTTGGAATTGTTTGATGAATTTGAAGAATGGTATATGATGCAG GAGCACTACTGTGTGGCTTATGCAATCAATGATGCCATG GGTCTGTTTGAGGATTTTGGTTTTCCTAACAACCagcagaagcagcagcagcgcATGCAGAACGTGCCCAACccctcatcctcatcatcctcatcatatTAG
- the LOC117617060 gene encoding nitrate regulatory gene2 protein-like codes for MGCTASKLDNEDTVRRCKERRRLMKDAVYARHHLAAAHADYCRSLRLTGAALVSFSAFEPLDISHQTPAVFLHHHPSPPPTNPLPPRVPPSPAPSSLHPPPPPPPLSPTINSSNLPHILSASSRSSSTATRQQRRRRPSGPKLPHILSESSLASSPRSPKSTFNNPFGFPSAFQADSTYSSTPSQASSMWNWENFYPPSPPDSEFFERKKAQSQSHQSNHQQQSPDPEDFDDDNTETEAEEADPETETERSEYDFFLNHQNPKAQNTHHQKRHEYAQSEQYARSEKYAPSGKYAQSEQYARSENYAPSEKYAPSEKYAQSEKYAQSEREEVQCSEWGDHDHDHYSTTSSSSDHEGDDERESRSEMGTRSNFESVSVRAESVAGTGTFPAAQAMPRFAPSTSKSERSEGGSTYRSSEISNMKMVVRHKDLKEIVEAIKENFDKAAMAGDQVSEMLETSRAQLDRSFRQLKKTVYHSNSVLSTLSSSWTSKPPLAVKYRLDAGSLVDTGGSKSLCSTFERLLAWEKKLYEEVKAREGVKIEHEKKLSALQHQEYKGEDETKVDKTKASIKRLQSLIIVTSQAVSTTSTAIVDLRDSDLVPQLVELCHGFMYMWRSMHQYHEVQNDIVQQVRGLVNRSAKGDSTSELHRQATRDLESAVSAWHSSFCRLIKFKRDFIRSVHGWFKLTLQPVNNDMTFNVHSESSDVYSFCDEWKLALERVPDTVASEAIKSFINVVHVISIKQSEELKIKKRTETASKELEKKASSLRNIEKKFYHSYSMVGIGLPDSGPENRQVLDARDPLAEKKSELTTCQRRVEDEMMRHSKAVEVTRAMTLNNLQTGLPGVFQALTSFSGLFTEALETVCTRSYAIK; via the exons ATGGGCTGCACGGCGTCGAAATTGGACAACGAGGACACGGTGAGGCGGTGCAAGGAGCGGCGCCGCCTCATGAAAGACGCCGTCTACGCTCGCCACCACTTGGCCGCCGCCCACGCCGACTACTGTCGCTCCCTCCGCCTCACCGGCGCCGCCCTCGTCTCCTTCTCCGCCTTCGAGCCCCTCGACATCTCCCACCAAACCCCCGCCGTcttcctccaccaccatcCCTCTCCCCCTCCAACCAATCCCCTACCTCCACGTGTCCCCCCCTCCCCCGCGCCCTCCTCCCTCCACCCTCCACCTCCGCcaccccctctctctcccaccATCAACAGCTCCAACCTCCCACACATTCTCTCCGCTTCTTCCCGCTCCTCCTCCACCGCCACGCGCCAACAGCGTCGGCGCCGTCCGTCGGGGCCGAAGCTCCCTCACATACTGTCGGAATCGAGCCTTGCTTCTTCCCCGCGAAGCCCGAAATCAACTTTCAATAATCCCTTTGGGTTTCCATCGGCTTTTCAAGCGGACTCGACATACTCGAGCACGCCCTCGCAGGCCTCGTCCATGTGGAACTGGGAAAATTTCTACCCTCCTTCGCCTCCAGACTCTGAGTTCTTCGAGCGCAAAAAAGCACAATCCCAATCCCACCAATCTAATCACCAACAACAATCCCCCGACCCAGAAGATTTCGACGACGACAATACAGAGACAGAGGCCGAAGAAGCCGACCCCGAGACCGAAACCGAGAGATCGGAGTACGATTTCTTCCTCAACCACCAAAACCCGAAAGCTCAGAACACCCATCACCAGAAAAGGCACGAGTATGCTCAATCTGAGCAGTATGCTCGGTCCGAGAAGTATGCTCCGTCCGGGAAGTATGCTCAATCTGAGCAGTATGCTCGGTCTGAGAACTATGCTCCGTCCGAGAAGTATGCTCCGTCCGAGAAGTATGCTCAATCGGAGAAGTATGCTCAATCTGAGAGAGAGGAGGTGCAGTGCAGTGAGTGGGGCGACCATGACCACGACCATTACAGCACGACGAGCTCGTCGTCGGACCATGAAGGGGATGACGAGCGGGAGTCGAGATCCGAGATGGGTACCCGGTCGAATTTCGAGTCGGTGTCGGTTCGGGCGGAATCGGTGGCCGGTACAGGTACTTTTCCGGCGGCTCAGGCAATGCCCAGGTTTGCGCCGAGTACGAGCAAGTCGGAGAGGTCGGAGGGGGGGAGTACTTATAGGAGCAGTGAGATCTCGAATATGAAGATGGTGGTGAGGCACAAGGATTTGAAGGAGATTGTGGAGGCCATTAAAGAGAATTTCGACAAGGCTGCCATGGCTGGAGACCAGGTTTCAGAGATGCTCGAGACCAGCAGGGCCCAGCTTGATCGGAGCTTCAGGCAGCTCAAGA AGACAGTGTATCACTCCAATAGTGTGCTGAGCACCTTGAGCTCCAGTTGGACTTCAAAACCTCCGCTGGCGGTGAAGTACCGGCTCGATGCCGGTTCGCTGGTCGACACCGGCGGTTCGAAGAGCCTCTGCTCCACTTTCGAACGCCTTTTGGCTTGGGAGAAGAAGCTCTATGAGGAAGTCAag gCTAGAGAAGGTGTCAAGATTGAGCATGAGAAGAAGTTGTCTGCGCTGCAACATCAGGAGTACAAGGGGGAGGACGAAACCAAGGTAGACAAGACCAAGGCTTCGATAAAGAGGCTGCAATCACTAATTATTGTCACATCTCAGGCTGTCTCAACGACCTCCACCGCCATCGTTGATCTTAGAGACTCTGATCTTGTGCCTCAGCTTGTTGAACTGTGCCATGG GTTCATGTACATGTGGAGATCAATGCACCAGTACCATGAAGTCCAAAACGACATTGTACAACAGGTTAGGGGACTTGTGAACCGGTCAGCCAAGGGTGACTCAACATCGGAACTGCACCGACAGGCAACTCGTGACCTTGAATCTGCTGTCTCTGCCTGGCACTCCAGTTTCTGCCGCTTAATAAAGTTCAAACGGGACTTTATCCGGTCTGTTCATGGTTGGTTCAAGCTCACCCTTCAACCCGTAAACAATGACATGACATTTAATGTGCACAGCGAATCTTCTGATGTATATTCCTTCTGTGATGAGTGGAAGCTTGCACTTGAGCGTGTCCCTGACACAGTGGCTTCTGAGGCTATCAAGAGCTTTATCAATGTTGTCCATGTAATCTCTATAAAACAGAGTGAGGAGCTCAAGATAAAAAAACGCACTGAAACTGCATCGAAGGAGCTTGAGAAGAAGGCTTCTTCTCTCCGGAACATTGAAAAGAAGTTCTACCACTCCTACTCCATGGTTGGTATAGGGCTTCCTGACTCGGGGCCTGAAAACAGGCAGGTTTTGGATGCTCGAGACCCGCTTGCTGAGAAGAAATCTGAACTAACAACCTGCCAGAGGCGGGTCGAAGATGAGATGATGAGGCACTCAAAGGCAGTGGAGGTGACAAGAGCCATGACACTAAACAATCTTCAAACAGGCTTACCGGGGGTTTTTCAGGCACTGACCAGTTTTTCTGGCTTATTTACAGAGGCACTTGAGACAGTTTGTACTCGTTCGTACGCTATCAAATAG